The Camarhynchus parvulus unplaced genomic scaffold, STF_HiC, whole genome shotgun sequence genome has a window encoding:
- the LOC115916587 gene encoding E3 ubiquitin-protein ligase TRIM7-like, which translates to MAAGPSGRGRHLEPGRVGGNGEREAAAIFPRALPEAEAAISEEGSAAPSLPSAQARDRPSAGSWGAGAVRSGRSAFGDSLWAPAPRPAPPPAARPSPAPRPPWRRPRPPSAPPAPCSAARSLQDELTCPVCLEYFNDPVLVAECGHNFCRACVTQCWEDSARRLCCPQCREPVPQRLFRPNRSLGNIVHIVRQLGLPPGPAEPPPGPPAPPLPAAAAPAGPPGPPRCPRHGEPLRLYCVQDRRAVCVVCHLSREHRAHTVLPAEEAAHAAEEVPQEHLSSLRKGREEAKAERERQSEELLKQTEVERQKIVAECKELRAFLEEKEQLLLSRLEELERDIGRRRDESVARLAEDIAQLDKLLAEQGGDSGAGNTPGEGVVPAGSSLESWMFLKPEPVFSELEKKLKSFSQKSAVLKEVLLEFKENLRFELENDTGELSLDPDTANPYLVLSEDKRSVRLRGAPQELPAHPKRFDYAFCVLASEGFSAGRHYWEVEVGDGESWVLGAARESVRRKEKVDFAPEEGIWAVGLNWKGKNWDQYQAFTSPETPLSLCERPRKIGVYLDYEGGWVAFYNADNMAPIFTFTAAFSERIFPFFWLFYVGSSLSLCN; encoded by the exons ATGGCGGCCGGGCCCTCAGGTCGCGGGCGCCATCTTGAGCCGGGCCGCGTGGGCGGCAATGGGGAGCGCGAGGCCGCCGCCATTTTCCCTCGCGCCCTGCCTGAAGCCGAGGCCGCCATTTCGGAAGAGGGCA GCGCAGCCCCGTCCCTTCCCTCGGCGCAGGCCCGGGACCGCCCCTCGGCCGGCAGTTGGGGCGCCGGAGCCGTGCGGAGCGGACGCTCCGCGTTCGGGGACTCTCTGTGGGCACCGGCGCCACGACCGGCACCGCCGCCGGCCGCGCGGCCGTcaccggccccgcggccgccaTGGAggcgcccccggcccccctccgcgccgcccgcgcccTGCAGCGCCGCGCGGAGCCTGCAGGACGAGCTGACGTGCCCGGTGTGCCTGGAGTACTTCAACGACCCGGTGCTGGTGGCCGAGTGCGGGCACAACTTCTGCCGCGCCTGCGTGACCCAGTGCTGGGAGGACTCGGCGCGGCGCCTGTGCTGCCCGCAGTGCCGCGAGCCGGTGCCGCAGCGCCTCTTCCGCCCCAACCGCTCCCTCGGCAACATCGTGCACATCGTCcgccagctggggctgcctccgggccccgccgagccgccgccggggccgcccgcgccgccgctgcccgccgccgccgccccggccgggccgccgggcccgccgcgctgcccgcgGCACGGGGAGCCGCTGCGGCTGTACTGTGTGCAGGACCGGCGGGCCGTGTGTGtggtgtgtcacctgtcccgGGAGCACCGAGCCCACACGGTGCTGCCCGCCGAGGAGGCGGCCCACGCCGCGGAG GAGGTGCCCCAGGAGCACCTGAGCTCCCTGAGGAAAGGGCGTGAGGAGGCCAAGGCTGAGCGGGAGAGGCAGAgcgaggagctgctg AAGCAGACGGAGGTGGAGAGGCAGAAGATCGTGGCCGAGTGCAAGGAGCTGCGGGCGttcctggaggagaaggagcagctgctgctctccaggctggaggagctggagagggacatcGGGCGCCGCAGGGACGAGAGCGTGGCCCGGCTGGCCGAGGACATTGCCCAGCTGGACaagctcctggcagagcagggcggGGACAGTGGCGCAGGAAACACACCTGGCGAG gGCGTCGTCCCGGCTGGCAGCAG cctggagagctggATGTTCCTCAAGCCTGAGCCCGTCTTTTCCGAGCTGGAGAAGAAGCTGAAGAGTTTTTCCCAGAAGAGCGCGGTGCTCAAGGAAGTGCTGCTGGAATTCAAGG AGAATCTGCGCTTTGAGCTGGAGAACGACACAG GCGAGCTCTCCCTGGACCCCGACACGGCCAACCCCTACCTGGTGCTGTCGGAGGACAAGCGCAGCGTGCGGCTGCGCGGGGCCCCCCAGGAGCTGCCGGCGCACCCCAAGCGCTTTGACTACGCCTTCTGCGTCCTGGCCTCCGAGGGCTTCTCCGCCGGCCGCCACTACTGGGAGGTGGAGGTGGGCGACGGGGAGAGCTGGGTGCTGGGCGCCGCTCGCGAGTCCGTGCGCCGCAAGGAGAAGGTCGACTTCGCCCCCGAGGAGGGCATCTGGGCGGTGGGGCTCAACTGGAAGGGCAAGAATTGGGATCAGTACCAGGCGTTCACCTCTCCTGAGACGCCGCTGTCGCTGTGCGAGCGGCCGCGCAAGATCGGGGTGTACCTGGACTACGAGGGAGGGTGGGTGGCGTTCTACAATGCCGACAACATGGCTCCCATCTTCACCTTCACCGCCGCCTTCTCCGAGAGGATCTTCCCGTTCTTCTGGCTCTTCTACGTGGGCTCCTCGCTGTCCCTCTGCAACTGA
- the LOC115916577 gene encoding LOW QUALITY PROTEIN: zinc finger protein CKR1-like (The sequence of the model RefSeq protein was modified relative to this genomic sequence to represent the inferred CDS: inserted 4 bases in 2 codons; deleted 5 bases in 3 codons), with protein MEPWVLLDPRQKALYLDVMHESYETLMSLAQGLVSEKAVEKGAPESSAGHSSHTLEREKPLGSHRRKAKRPDKAVPPKPTMLPKLGRAKRPSGQGPARERPFGCADCGKSFPWASHLERHRRVHTGERPFGCPECGETYSQSSHLRQHRRTAAGDRPHQSRRLREAPPPPPELAAHGRGHAADKPHQCGDCGKGFVWASHLERHRRVHTGXKPFGCAECGEAFSQGSHLAKHRRSHAAKRPHRCPACGKTFSQSSDLARHRHDAPGRRPLRCGDCGKLFXGGAALARHQRCHGREHSHRCGDCGKGFVWASHLERHRRVHTGERPFPCGSCGERFTQKAHLLQHRKTHSPERPYKCGDCGKRFGEAPLFLVHQRGHAEHKSYTCDDCGKGFAWASHLERHRRVHTGEKPFKCPECGEAFSQGSHLGKHRRSHLPKAAGPSPLARTQLAGDTPGARSSKEP; from the exons ATggagccctgggtgctgctggatcCGCGGCAGAAGGCTCTGTACCTCGACGTGATGCACGAGAGCTACGAGACCCTCATGTCCCTGG ctcaggggctggTGAGTGAAAAAGCAGTGGAGAAAGGAGCACcagagagcagtgctgggcactcaTCCCACACTCTGGAGCGGGAGAAGCCCCTGGGCTCCCACCGGCGCAAAGCGAAGCGCCCGGACAAAGCCgtgccccccaaacccaccatgCTCCCCAAGCTCGGCCGTGCCAAACGCCCGAGCGGACAAGGACCGGCCCGGGAGCGCCCGTTCGGCTGCGCCGACTGCGGGAAGAGCTTCCCGTGGGCCTCGCACCTGGAGCGGCACCGGCGGGTGCACACGGGCGAGCGGCCCTTCGGCTGCCCCGAGTGCGGCGAGACCTACAGCCAGAGCTCGCACCTGCGGCAGCACCGCCGCACC GCCGCTGGCGACCGCCCGCACCAGTCGCGGCGACTGCGGgaagcgccgccgccgccgcccgagCTGGCGGCCCACGGCCGCGGGCACGCCGCCGACAAACCCCACCAGTGCGGCGACTGCGGCAAGGGCTTCGTGTGGGCCTCGCACCTG GAGCGGCACCGCCGCGTGCACACCGG GAAGCCTTTTGGGTGTGCCGAGTGCGGCGAGGCGTTCAGCCAGGGCTCGCACCTGGCCAAGCACCGCCGCAGCCACGCC GCGAAGCGGCCGCACCGCTGCCCGGCCTGCGGGAAGACCTTCAGCCAGAGCTCGGACCTGGCGCGGCACCGCCACGACGCACCTGGCAGGAGGCCGCTGCGCTGCGGCGACTGCGGGAAGCTGTT GGGCGGGGCGGCACTGGCGCGGCACCAGCGGTGCCACGGCCGGGAGCACTCGCACCGCTGCGGCGACTGCGGCAAGGGCTTCGTGTGGGCCTCGCACCTGGAGCGGCACCGGCGCGTGCACACGGGCGAGCGGCCCTTCCCCTGCGGCAGCTGCGGCGAGCGCTTCACGCAGAAGGCGCATCTGCTGCAGCACCGCAAGACGCACTCGCCGGAGCGGCCCTACAAGTGCGGCGACTGCGGGAAGCGCTTCGGGGAGGCGCCGCTGTTCCTGGTGCACCAGCGCGGCCATGCTGAGCACAAGAGCTACACCTGTGATGATTGCGGGAAGGGATTTGCCTGGGCGTCGCACCTGGAGCGGCACCGCCGCGTTCACACGGGGGAGAAGCCGTTCAAGTGTCCCGAGTGTGGCGAGGCGTTCAGCCAGGGGTCACATCTCGGCAAGCACCGCCGCAGCCACCTCCCCAAGGCGGCGGGGCCCTCGCCGCTGGCCAGGACACAGCTCGCTGGGGACACGCCTGGAGCTCGCAGCAGCAAGGAGCCCTAA
- the IL4I1 gene encoding LOW QUALITY PROTEIN: L-amino-acid oxidase (The sequence of the model RefSeq protein was modified relative to this genomic sequence to represent the inferred CDS: deleted 1 base in 1 codon), whose product MTGTGLGCQQSLCQRRVVAFPPLLPSPAVFQILLLAGLLSAQRFPCFPEYCLHDQDYEELLQIVRDGLEPAARPAHVVVVGAGIGGLTAVKLLRDAGHKVTILERSSWVGGRIRTYRPEGQDWYVELGAMRLPGKHRLVREFIRQFNLKLNPFIQSDNNTWYFLKGARVRAEEVNRNPDVLNYTVKPSERGKSPVQLYREVLSKAFKKFQTTDCRKYLAQHDSFSTKEYLTKVGGLSRGAVEMIGDLLNEDSGFYLSFLASLWDFDIFSEESFDEITGGFDQLPKAFHKALPNVIRFNCTVEKIMRKGDKVRVFYRAPDTLSPTIITADYVLVTSSAKATRHIQFLPPLSPTKAHALRSINYASSTKIILACSERFWEKDGIRGGCSVTDRPSRFIYYPSHNFSSGVGVILASYTWNNDAEFFLPLTDEKCLDVVLQDLADIHQVSKEYLQYTCDQHVIQKWQLDQHALGAFAAFTPYQFVDYSQALFAHEGRVHFAGEHAAQPHAWIDTAMKSAVRAASNIHHDSGEAGMDPTVKSAVRAASNIHHDSGEAGMDPTVKSAVRAASNIHHDSGEAGMDPTVKSAVRAASNIHHDSGEAAAAGSEGLGRLTRREEL is encoded by the exons ATGACTGGGACTG GTCTTGGGTGCCAACAAAGTTTGTGCCAACGCCGCGTTGttgccttccctccccttcttccctccccagccGTTTTCCAGATCCTCCTGCTGGCGGGTCTGCTGAGCGCCCAGCGCTTCCCGTGCTTTCCCGAGTATTGTCTCCACGACCAGGACTacgaggagctgctgcagattGTCCGCGATGGGCTGGAGCCCGCGGCCCGCCCGGCGCACGTGGTGGTGGTGGGCGCGGGGATCGGCGGGCTGACGGCGGTCAAGCTGCTCCGCGACGCTGGGCACAAG GTCACCATTttggaaaggagcagctgggtcGGGGGGCGGATCCGGACGTACCGGCCCGAGGGACAGGACTGGTACGTGGAGCTGGGAGCCATGCGCCTGCCAGGCAAGCACAG GCTGGTCCGTGAATTCATCCGCCAGTTCAACCTGAAGCTGAACCCTTTCATCCAGAGCGACAACAACACCTGGTACTTCCTGAAGGGAGCTCGGGTCAGGGCTGAGGAGGTGAACAGGAACCCCGACGTCCTGAATTACACCGTGAAGCCGTCGGAGAGGGGCAAGAGCCCCGTCCAGCTCTACCGGGAGGTCCTGAGCAAG gcttttAAGAAGTTCCAGACCACCGACTGCAGGAAGTATCTGGCTCAACACGACTCCTTCTCCACCAAG GAATATTTGACCAAGGTCGGGGGGCTGAGCCGAGGAGCTGTTGAGATGATCGGTGACTTGTTGAACGAGGACTCGGGGTTTTACCTCTCCTTCCTCGCCTCCCTGTGGGACTTTGACATCTTCTCTGAAGAGAG TTTCGATGAAATCACCGGAGGGTTTGACCAGCTGCCCAAAGCCTTCCACAAGGCTCTGCCCAACGTCATCCGCTTCAACTGCACCGTGGAGAAGATCATGAGGAAGGGCGACAAAGTCCGA GTGTTCTACCGCGCTCCGGACACGCTGTCCCCCACCATCATCACTGCGGATTACGTCCTTGTCACTTCCAGCGCCAAAGCCACCAGGCACATCCAGTTCCTGCCGCCACTGTCCCCCACCAAGGCCCATGCCCTGCGCTCCATCAACTACGCCAGCAGCACCAAAATCATTCTGGCGTGCTCCGAGAGGTTCTGGGAGAAAGATGGGATCCGCGGGGGGTGCTCGGTCACCGACCGCCCCTCCCGCTTCATCTACTACCCCAGCCACAACTTCTCCAGCGGCGTGGGCGTCATCCTGGCCTCCTACACCTGGAACAACGACGCCGAGTTCTTCCTGCCCCTCACCGATGAGAAGTGCCTGGATGTGGTGCTGCAAGACCTGGCGGACATCCACCAGGTGAGCAAGGAGTACCTGCAGTACACCTGCGACCAGCACGTGATCCAGAAGTGGCAGCTGGACCAGCACGCCCTGGGCGCCTTCGCTGCCTTCACGCCGTACCAGTTCGTGGATTACTCGCAGGCCCTGTTCGCCCACGAGGGCCGGGTGCACTTTGCCGGGGAGCACGCGGCGCAGCCGCACGCCTGGATCGACACGGCCATGAAATCGGCTGTCAGGGCCGCCAGCAACATCCACCACGACAGCGGCGAGGCCGGGATGGACCCGACTGTGAAATCGGCCGTCAGGGCTGCCAGCAACATCCACCACGACAGCGGCGAGGCCGGGATGGACCCGACCGTGAAATCGGCCGTCAGGGCCGCCAGCAACATCCACCACGACAGCGGCGAGGCCGGGATGGACCCGACCGTGAAATCGGCCGTCAGGGCCGCCAGCAACATCCACCACGACAGCGGCGAGGCTGCAGCGGCG